Proteins from a genomic interval of Marmoricola sp. OAE513:
- a CDS encoding heterodisulfide reductase-related iron-sulfur binding cluster yields MDTKLTLILGLILNIAILPFALKRVLFLVRLITGGQPAPDRIAGVTGRVSAALKNQLVEVLGQKKLLKWSIPGIAHSFVMYAFLILGTVYVEAYGILLSTDEKWKIPLVGDWWILGFGQDMIGVLCLVGLLTFSLIRYKNQPAKLGRKSRFKGSHTGGAWVVLIMIFNVIWTMFLFRGAAAAAGNLPYGNEAFFSHAIGDVINSIGLHHGDTGLEILEGVGLLLHIGIMLVFLIIVLNSKHLHIFVAPINIMFKRPDSPVALGAVKEMISHGKPITLEDVEDMDEDTVLGIGSIEDFSWKGLLDMASCTECGRCQSQCPAWNTEKPLSPKMLIMNSRDHAFAKAPYLMADEATREAMTPEQLTEYEVDRPLVGVSEGEYAWHPEGGAIIDNDVLWSCTNCGACVNQCPVDIEHVDHIVDMRRYQVLVEANFPAELNGLFKGLENKGNPWNMNPNARMEWAQGLDFDVKVVGEDVQDLTEVDWLFWVGCAGAYEDRAKKTTRAVAELLDMAGVSFAVLGNGETCTGDSARRAGNEFVFQALAQQNIETFNEHKVKKVVSTCAHCFNTLKNEYKQFGIELEVVHHTQLLNRLVREKKLTPVAAPGPTRKITYHDPCFLGRHNQVYSPPRELLQVIPGSEVVEMPRNSERSFCCGAGGARMWMEETIGERINVNRTVEAVGTGADQIAVGCPFCRTMLEDGLTSEQDAGRAGEEVEVLDVAQLLLASVKGEGKKVKEAKPKAKVTTPASPAEATPETAAEVEAKAPAAPAGGGSLFDAAPAAPAESKPAASGGSLFDTPAPAADKPAETPAAKADLGGGSLFDTPAPEPAKPAEEKPAAKADLGGGSLFDVAPTEAAPAAEAPKAAPAEEPKAEAAPAPEADLGGGGSLFDIVAEKKAEAAAPAAAAEEPKAEAPAPAAEAPKAEAPKVDLNAGSLFDIPAAEPAAPAAPAAPVAEEAPAAEPEAAEPEAAAEPEAAEPATAAEPEAEKAPEPEKPKSSGEANQPKTDVNINEAGSLFDL; encoded by the coding sequence TTGGACACCAAGCTCACGCTCATCCTGGGCCTGATCCTCAACATCGCGATCTTGCCGTTCGCGCTGAAGCGGGTGCTGTTCCTGGTCCGGCTCATCACCGGCGGCCAGCCGGCGCCCGACCGCATCGCCGGTGTCACCGGCCGCGTCAGCGCCGCCCTGAAGAACCAGCTGGTCGAGGTCCTCGGGCAGAAGAAGCTGCTCAAGTGGTCGATCCCGGGCATCGCGCACTCGTTCGTCATGTACGCGTTCCTGATCCTCGGCACCGTGTACGTCGAGGCCTACGGGATCCTGCTCTCGACCGACGAGAAGTGGAAGATCCCGCTCGTCGGCGACTGGTGGATCCTCGGCTTCGGCCAGGACATGATCGGTGTCCTCTGCCTCGTCGGTCTGCTGACGTTCTCGCTCATCCGGTACAAGAACCAGCCCGCGAAGCTCGGCCGCAAGTCCCGGTTCAAGGGTTCGCACACCGGTGGCGCCTGGGTCGTCCTCATCATGATCTTCAACGTCATCTGGACGATGTTCCTGTTCCGCGGGGCCGCAGCCGCCGCCGGCAACCTGCCCTACGGCAACGAGGCCTTCTTCTCGCACGCCATCGGCGACGTGATCAACTCGATCGGCCTGCACCACGGGGACACCGGCCTGGAGATCCTCGAGGGCGTCGGCCTGCTGCTGCACATCGGCATCATGCTGGTGTTCCTCATCATCGTGCTGAACTCCAAGCACCTGCACATCTTCGTCGCGCCGATCAACATCATGTTCAAGCGGCCCGACAGCCCCGTCGCGCTCGGTGCCGTCAAGGAGATGATCTCCCACGGCAAGCCGATCACCCTCGAGGACGTCGAGGACATGGACGAGGACACCGTCCTCGGCATCGGTTCCATCGAGGACTTCTCGTGGAAGGGTCTGCTCGACATGGCCAGCTGCACCGAGTGCGGCCGCTGCCAGTCCCAGTGCCCGGCGTGGAACACCGAGAAGCCGCTCTCTCCGAAGATGCTGATCATGAACTCGCGCGACCACGCGTTCGCGAAGGCCCCGTACCTGATGGCTGACGAGGCGACCCGCGAGGCCATGACCCCCGAGCAGCTGACCGAGTACGAGGTCGACCGCCCGCTCGTCGGCGTCTCCGAGGGTGAGTACGCGTGGCACCCCGAGGGCGGCGCGATCATCGACAACGACGTTCTGTGGTCCTGCACCAACTGCGGCGCGTGCGTCAACCAGTGCCCGGTCGACATCGAGCACGTCGACCACATCGTCGACATGCGTCGCTACCAGGTACTCGTCGAGGCGAACTTCCCGGCTGAGCTCAACGGACTTTTCAAGGGTCTGGAGAACAAGGGCAACCCCTGGAACATGAACCCGAACGCCCGGATGGAATGGGCCCAGGGTCTCGACTTCGACGTCAAGGTCGTCGGCGAGGACGTCCAGGACCTGACCGAGGTTGACTGGCTGTTCTGGGTCGGCTGCGCCGGTGCCTACGAGGACCGCGCGAAGAAGACCACCCGCGCGGTCGCCGAGCTGCTCGACATGGCCGGCGTCTCGTTCGCCGTCCTCGGCAACGGCGAGACCTGCACGGGTGACTCCGCACGCCGCGCCGGTAACGAGTTCGTCTTCCAGGCGCTCGCCCAGCAGAACATCGAGACCTTCAACGAGCACAAGGTCAAGAAGGTCGTCTCGACCTGTGCGCACTGCTTCAACACGCTCAAGAACGAGTACAAGCAGTTCGGTATCGAGCTCGAGGTCGTCCACCACACCCAGCTGCTCAACCGCCTGGTGCGCGAGAAGAAGCTGACCCCGGTCGCGGCCCCCGGCCCGACCCGCAAGATCACCTACCACGACCCCTGCTTCCTGGGTCGCCACAACCAGGTCTACTCGCCGCCGCGCGAGCTGCTCCAGGTCATCCCCGGCTCCGAGGTCGTGGAGATGCCGCGGAACTCCGAGCGGTCCTTCTGCTGCGGTGCCGGTGGCGCCCGGATGTGGATGGAGGAGACGATCGGCGAGCGGATCAACGTGAACCGGACCGTCGAAGCCGTCGGGACCGGCGCCGACCAGATCGCCGTCGGCTGCCCGTTCTGCCGCACCATGCTCGAGGACGGCCTGACCAGCGAGCAGGACGCCGGCCGCGCCGGCGAGGAGGTCGAGGTCCTCGACGTCGCCCAGCTGCTGCTGGCCTCGGTCAAGGGCGAGGGCAAGAAGGTCAAGGAGGCCAAGCCGAAGGCGAAGGTCACCACCCCGGCATCTCCGGCCGAGGCGACGCCGGAGACGGCGGCCGAGGTCGAGGCGAAGGCTCCGGCTGCTCCGGCAGGCGGCGGTTCGCTGTTCGATGCCGCTCCGGCTGCGCCTGCCGAGTCGAAGCCGGCTGCATCCGGCGGTTCACTCTTCGACACCCCGGCTCCGGCTGCCGACAAGCCTGCTGAGACGCCGGCAGCCAAGGCCGACCTCGGCGGCGGGTCGCTCTTCGACACGCCGGCGCCCGAGCCGGCCAAGCCCGCGGAGGAGAAGCCGGCGGCAAAGGCCGACCTCGGTGGCGGCTCGCTGTTCGACGTGGCTCCGACCGAGGCGGCTCCCGCTGCTGAGGCTCCGAAGGCTGCGCCCGCCGAGGAACCGAAGGCCGAGGCTGCTCCGGCACCGGAGGCCGACCTCGGTGGTGGCGGCTCGCTGTTCGACATCGTCGCGGAGAAGAAGGCGGAGGCGGCCGCTCCCGCAGCAGCTGCCGAGGAGCCCAAGGCTGAGGCGCCTGCGCCGGCAGCTGAGGCTCCGAAGGCTGAGGCACCCAAGGTCGACCTCAACGCCGGCTCGCTCTTCGACATCCCGGCCGCTGAGCCGGCTGCACCGGCCGCTCCAGCTGCCCCTGTTGCCGAGGAAGCACCGGCCGCGGAGCCCGAGGCTGCCGAGCCGGAGGCCGCTGCGGAGCCCGAGGCTGCCGAGCCCGCGACTGCTGCCGAGCCCGAGGCCGAGAAGGCGCCCGAGCCGGAGAAGCCGAAGAGCTCGGGCGAGGCCAACCAGCCGAAGACCGATGTGAACATCAACGAGGCTGGATCGCTCTTCGACCTCTGA